The following proteins are encoded in a genomic region of Streptomyces sp. NBC_01723:
- a CDS encoding EboA domain-containing protein, whose amino-acid sequence MTQPRATHATPTRGTDGNPAGQDPQGTNPAHVPPADLRAALTAELGGAARAWLDQALDEAAAHPGTHGPISVWELRLAEAGRRCGPAHADAARVLVLHAARAGTEALSRVYSQGTADERRAVLHALPHLVPGPDALPLVEDALRTNDTRLVAAALGPYAARHLDAHQWRHAVLKCLFTGVAVERVADLAGRARGDDELARMLADYAAERTAAGRTVPEDLHRVLALTETEQPPAPGSADPHGKES is encoded by the coding sequence ATGACGCAGCCACGCGCCACCCACGCCACCCCCACCCGGGGCACGGATGGCAACCCCGCCGGGCAGGACCCCCAGGGCACCAACCCCGCCCACGTCCCGCCCGCCGACCTGCGCGCCGCCCTCACCGCCGAGCTGGGCGGAGCCGCCCGCGCCTGGCTGGACCAGGCCCTGGACGAGGCCGCCGCCCACCCCGGCACCCACGGCCCCATCTCCGTGTGGGAGCTGCGCCTCGCCGAGGCGGGCCGGCGCTGCGGTCCCGCCCACGCCGACGCCGCCCGGGTCCTCGTCCTGCACGCCGCCCGCGCCGGGACGGAGGCCCTGAGCCGGGTCTACTCCCAGGGCACCGCGGACGAACGCCGCGCCGTCCTGCACGCGCTGCCCCACCTGGTGCCCGGCCCGGACGCCCTCCCGCTCGTCGAGGACGCGCTGCGCACCAACGACACCCGGCTCGTCGCCGCCGCCCTCGGCCCGTACGCCGCCCGTCACCTCGACGCCCACCAGTGGCGGCACGCCGTACTGAAGTGCCTGTTCACCGGCGTCGCCGTCGAGCGCGTGGCGGATCTCGCCGGCCGGGCCCGCGGCGACGACGAACTCGCCCGCATGCTCGCCGACTACGCCGCCGAACGCACCGCCGCGGGCCGCACCGTCCCCGAAGACCTGCACCGCGTCCTGGCCCTGACCGAGACCGAGCAGCCTCCCGCGCCCGGCAGCGCCGACCCCCACGGCAAGGAGTCCTGA
- a CDS encoding TatD family hydrolase, giving the protein MRIFDPHIHMTSRTTDDYEAMHAAGVRAVVEPSFWLGQPRTSPDSFRDYFDALLGWEPFRAAQYGIAHHCTIALNPKEANDPRCLPVLDELPRYLVKDRVVAVGEIGYDSMTPAEDTALAAQLQLAADHGLPALVHTPHRDKLAGLRRTLDAVRESALPTDHVLVDHLNETTVKEAKDSDAWLGFSVYPDTKMDEARMVALLREYGPERVLVNSAADWGRSDPLKTRKVGDLMLAEGFTEDDVDLVLWRNPVAFYGLSGRLELDVATADATHEGNSVLRGGE; this is encoded by the coding sequence ATGCGCATCTTCGACCCCCACATCCACATGACCTCCCGCACCACCGACGACTACGAGGCCATGCACGCCGCCGGCGTCCGCGCCGTGGTCGAACCCTCCTTCTGGCTGGGCCAGCCCCGCACCTCTCCCGACTCCTTCCGCGACTACTTCGACGCCCTGCTCGGCTGGGAACCCTTCCGCGCCGCCCAGTACGGCATCGCCCACCACTGCACGATCGCCCTCAACCCCAAGGAGGCGAACGACCCCCGCTGCCTCCCCGTCCTCGACGAACTTCCCCGTTACCTGGTCAAGGACCGCGTGGTGGCGGTCGGCGAGATCGGCTACGACTCGATGACCCCGGCCGAGGACACCGCCCTGGCCGCCCAGCTCCAGCTCGCCGCCGACCACGGCCTGCCCGCCCTCGTGCACACCCCGCACCGCGACAAGCTGGCCGGCCTGCGCCGCACTCTGGACGCGGTCCGCGAGTCCGCGCTGCCCACCGACCACGTGCTGGTCGACCACCTCAACGAGACCACCGTCAAGGAGGCGAAGGACAGCGACGCCTGGCTCGGCTTCTCCGTCTATCCGGACACCAAGATGGACGAGGCCCGGATGGTGGCCCTGCTGCGTGAGTACGGCCCGGAGCGGGTCCTGGTGAACTCCGCCGCCGACTGGGGCAGGAGCGACCCGCTCAAGACCCGCAAGGTCGGCGACCTGATGCTCGCCGAGGGCTTCACCGAGGACGACGTGGACCTGGTCCTGTGGCGCAACCCCGTCGCCTTCTACGGACTCAGCGGGCGGCTGGAGCTGGACGTCGCCACGGCCGACGCCACGCACGAGGGCAACTCCGTCCTGCGCGGCGGGGAGTGA
- the eboE gene encoding metabolite traffic protein EboE has protein sequence MRFRHPDGSTVHLAYCTNVHPAETLDGVLAQLRDHCEPVRRRLGRDRLGIGLWLARDAAHALVTDPAALRGLRTELDRRGLEVVTLNGFPYEGFGAEEVKYRVYTPDWADPERLEHTTSLARLLAGLLPDDVTDGTISTLPLAWRTAYDETRADKAHAALGTLAERLDALQELTGRSIRIGLEPEPGCVVETTHDAIAPLTAIGHDRIGVCVDTCHLATSFEDPDTALDALAAARVPVVKSQLSAALHAEHPGDPAVREALAAFAEPRFLHQTRTTTTAGGRQGTDDLDEALAEGGPLPDTAPWRAHFHVPLHAAPAAPLTSTLPVLKAALNRLVGGPRPLTRHLEVETYTWQALPPELRPRARAQLTDGIAAELTLARDLLTDLGLKELP, from the coding sequence ATGCGCTTCCGGCACCCCGACGGCTCCACCGTCCACCTCGCCTACTGCACCAACGTCCACCCCGCCGAGACCCTCGACGGGGTCCTCGCCCAGCTCCGCGACCACTGCGAGCCGGTCCGTCGCCGCCTGGGCCGCGACCGCCTCGGCATCGGGCTGTGGCTCGCCCGCGACGCCGCGCACGCCCTGGTCACCGACCCCGCCGCGCTGCGCGGCCTGCGCACCGAACTCGACCGGCGGGGCCTGGAGGTCGTCACCCTCAACGGCTTCCCCTATGAGGGCTTCGGCGCCGAAGAGGTCAAGTACCGCGTCTACACGCCGGACTGGGCCGACCCGGAACGCCTGGAACACACCACCTCCCTGGCCCGCCTGCTCGCCGGACTGCTGCCCGACGACGTCACGGACGGCACCATCTCCACCCTGCCCCTCGCCTGGCGCACCGCGTACGACGAGACCCGCGCCGACAAGGCGCACGCCGCGCTGGGCACGCTCGCCGAACGCCTCGACGCGCTCCAGGAGCTGACCGGCCGCTCCATCCGCATCGGCCTGGAACCCGAACCCGGCTGCGTCGTGGAGACCACCCACGACGCGATCGCCCCGCTGACCGCGATCGGCCACGACCGGATCGGCGTCTGCGTCGACACCTGCCACCTCGCCACCTCCTTCGAAGATCCGGACACCGCTCTGGACGCCCTCGCCGCCGCCCGCGTCCCCGTCGTCAAGTCCCAGCTGTCCGCCGCCCTGCACGCCGAGCACCCCGGCGACCCGGCGGTCCGGGAGGCGCTGGCCGCGTTCGCCGAGCCGCGCTTCCTGCACCAGACCCGGACCACCACCACGGCCGGCGGCCGCCAGGGCACCGACGACCTCGACGAGGCCCTGGCCGAGGGCGGCCCGCTGCCCGACACCGCGCCCTGGCGCGCCCACTTCCACGTCCCCCTGCACGCGGCCCCCGCCGCGCCCCTCACCTCCACCCTCCCCGTGCTCAAGGCCGCGCTGAACCGGCTTGTCGGCGGGCCGCGCCCCCTCACCCGGCACCTGGAGGTCGAGACCTACACCTGGCAGGCCCTCCCGCCCGAGCTGCGGCCCCGCGCCCGCGCGCAGCTCACCGACGGCATCGCCGCCGAGCTGACCCTGGCCCGCGACCTGCTGACCGACCTCGGCCTGAAGGAACTGCCATGA
- a CDS encoding nucleotide pyrophosphatase/phosphodiesterase family protein yields the protein MTRPTPLLVLDVVGLTPRLLDHMPHLKRLGQSGSRAPLGTVLPAVTCAAQSTFLTGTHPSEHGIVGNGWYFRELGDVLLWRQHNGLVAGDKLWDAARRAHPGYTVANICWWYAMGADTDITVTPRPVYYADGRKEPDCYTRPPALHDELTEKLGTFPLFHFWGPGADLVSSQWIIDATRHVMATRHPDLTLCYLPHLDYDLQRFGPDDPRSLKAAADLDAALAPLLEDARAEGRTVVALSEYGITPVSRPVDINRALRRAGLLEVHTQDGMEYLDPMASRAFAVADHQIAHVYVRRPEDLDATRAALDGLPGIAQLLDDEGKKAQHLDHPRSGELVAVAEPDAWFTYYYWLDDGRAPDFAQLVEIHRKPGYDPVELFMDPLDPYVKVKAASALARKKLGMRYRMAVVPLDPSPIRGSHGRLPASDDDGPLLICSTPRAVGDRVAATDVKQLLLRLAGLD from the coding sequence ATGACCCGCCCGACCCCCCTCCTCGTCCTGGACGTCGTCGGCCTCACCCCCCGTCTCCTCGACCACATGCCCCACCTCAAGCGGCTCGGCCAGTCCGGCTCCCGCGCGCCGCTCGGCACCGTGCTGCCCGCCGTCACCTGCGCCGCCCAGTCCACCTTCCTCACCGGCACCCACCCCTCCGAGCACGGCATCGTGGGCAACGGCTGGTACTTCCGCGAACTCGGCGACGTCCTGCTGTGGCGCCAGCACAACGGACTCGTCGCCGGCGACAAACTCTGGGACGCCGCCCGCCGCGCCCACCCCGGCTACACCGTGGCCAACATCTGCTGGTGGTACGCCATGGGCGCCGACACCGACATCACCGTCACCCCCCGTCCCGTCTACTACGCCGACGGCCGCAAGGAACCCGACTGCTACACCAGGCCCCCGGCCCTGCACGACGAACTCACCGAAAAGCTCGGCACCTTCCCGCTCTTCCACTTCTGGGGGCCCGGCGCGGACCTGGTCTCCAGCCAGTGGATCATCGACGCCACCCGGCACGTCATGGCCACCCGCCATCCCGACCTGACGCTCTGCTACCTCCCTCACCTGGACTACGACCTCCAGCGCTTCGGCCCCGACGACCCCCGCTCCCTGAAGGCCGCTGCCGACCTGGACGCGGCGCTGGCCCCGCTCCTGGAGGACGCCCGCGCCGAGGGCCGCACCGTCGTCGCGCTGTCCGAGTACGGCATCACCCCCGTCAGCCGGCCCGTGGACATCAACCGCGCCCTGCGCCGCGCCGGCCTCCTCGAGGTGCACACCCAGGACGGCATGGAGTACCTCGACCCGATGGCCTCCCGCGCCTTCGCGGTCGCCGACCACCAGATCGCCCACGTGTACGTCCGCCGCCCCGAGGACCTGGACGCGACCCGCGCCGCCCTTGACGGGCTGCCCGGTATCGCGCAACTCCTCGACGACGAGGGAAAGAAGGCCCAGCACCTCGACCACCCCCGCTCCGGCGAGCTGGTCGCCGTCGCCGAGCCGGACGCCTGGTTCACGTACTACTACTGGCTCGACGACGGCCGCGCGCCCGACTTCGCGCAGCTCGTCGAGATCCACCGCAAACCCGGCTACGACCCGGTCGAGCTGTTCATGGACCCCCTCGACCCCTACGTCAAGGTCAAGGCGGCCTCCGCCCTGGCCCGCAAGAAACTCGGCATGCGCTACCGCATGGCGGTCGTGCCCCTGGATCCCTCACCTATTAGGGGCAGCCACGGCCGCCTCCCCGCGAGCGACGACGACGGTCCGCTCCTCATCTGCTCCACCCCCCGCGCTGTCGGAGACCGCGTAGCGGCCACCGATGTGAAACAACTCCTGCTCCGGCTCGCCGGTCTCGACTGA